The Desulfurobacteriaceae bacterium genome has a segment encoding these proteins:
- a CDS encoding CvpA family protein: protein MNIPQLNALDAVILVALLWNIIRGFSKGVIEEIMSILGIIISIVLALNLHRPVATLLLKTENYDPSAGIIVGFVIYLVSFLIFKYIAFNLTKLIKLTPLGIFNNILGLLFGIVRGLAIASIFVLGTAMVSPENYLIKKSHLGGITVPLIDKAISLMPKSTREHLEENWSIAREYLLENFKEWIKNGEEKVENKVRGEA from the coding sequence ATGAATATTCCTCAGCTTAATGCCTTAGACGCTGTTATCTTGGTAGCCCTTCTATGGAACATTATTAGAGGTTTTAGTAAGGGAGTTATAGAGGAAATAATGTCAATATTAGGAATAATCATCAGTATAGTATTGGCCCTTAACCTTCACCGTCCTGTTGCCACTTTACTACTGAAGACTGAAAATTATGACCCTTCGGCAGGAATAATAGTTGGCTTCGTTATCTATCTGGTTTCATTCCTTATATTCAAATACATAGCTTTTAATCTGACTAAGCTAATCAAACTGACGCCTTTAGGAATATTTAACAACATCTTGGGGTTGCTATTTGGAATTGTAAGGGGACTAGCTATTGCTTCCATTTTTGTTTTAGGAACAGCTATGGTATCTCCTGAGAACTACTTGATAAAGAAGAGCCATCTTGGTGGAATTACTGTTCCACTAATAGATAAGGCTATATCTCTCATGCCAAAGTCTACACGGGAACATTTAGAAGAGAATTGGAGTATTGCTCGAGAATACCTTTTAGAGAACTTCAAAGAATGGATAAAAAACGGGGAAGAAAAGGTTGAAAATAAGGTAAGGGGGGAGGCTTAG
- the gap gene encoding type I glyceraldehyde-3-phosphate dehydrogenase, whose protein sequence is MAIRVAINGYGRIGRCFHRARLNDEEIEIVAINDLTDAKTLAHLFKYDSVHGKLDVDVKAEGDELIIDGKRIKVFSEPDPEKLPWKELDVDIVLESTGRFRNREGASKHLKAGAKRVVISAPAKEPDITIVMGVNHESYDPNKHFIVSNASCTTNCLAPVAKVLLKNFGIESGFLTTVHSYTADQRLLDAPHKDLRRARAAALSMVPTSTGAAKAVGLVIPELKGKFNGISIRVPTPDVSLIDFVCVVEKEVTKEDVNQALKEAAEGELKGILAYTEEELVSIDFTGDPHSAIVDGKSTDVINGNLVKILAWYDNEWGYSVRLGDLMKHMASCGV, encoded by the coding sequence ATGGCTATAAGGGTAGCGATTAACGGTTATGGAAGAATAGGGAGATGTTTCCACAGAGCAAGACTTAACGATGAAGAGATAGAAATTGTTGCTATTAACGACCTAACAGATGCAAAAACTTTAGCACATCTTTTCAAGTATGATTCTGTTCACGGAAAACTTGATGTTGATGTAAAGGCTGAAGGTGATGAACTAATCATCGATGGTAAGAGAATTAAAGTTTTCTCTGAACCAGATCCTGAAAAACTTCCTTGGAAAGAACTTGATGTGGATATTGTTCTTGAATCTACTGGAAGATTCAGAAATAGAGAAGGAGCTTCAAAACATCTTAAAGCTGGAGCAAAGAGGGTAGTTATTTCTGCTCCTGCAAAGGAACCTGATATAACGATTGTTATGGGAGTTAACCACGAAAGTTACGATCCTAATAAGCACTTTATTGTTTCCAACGCTTCTTGTACAACAAACTGTTTGGCTCCAGTTGCCAAGGTGCTTCTTAAAAACTTTGGTATAGAGTCTGGTTTCTTAACAACTGTTCACTCTTACACTGCAGATCAAAGGCTTCTTGATGCTCCTCACAAAGATTTAAGAAGAGCAAGAGCTGCAGCTCTGTCTATGGTTCCAACTTCAACAGGTGCGGCAAAGGCTGTTGGACTTGTAATTCCAGAGCTTAAAGGTAAGTTTAATGGAATCTCTATCAGAGTACCAACTCCTGATGTATCCCTTATAGACTTTGTCTGCGTGGTGGAAAAAGAAGTAACAAAAGAAGATGTTAACCAAGCCCTTAAAGAAGCTGCGGAAGGGGAACTAAAGGGTATTCTTGCCTATACAGAAGAGGAACTTGTATCCATAGACTTTACTGGAGATCCACACTCTGCAATTGTTGATGGAAAGAGTACAGATGTAATCAACGGAAATCTTGTCAAAATCCTTGCTTGGTATGATAATGAGTGGGGATACTCTGTAAGGCTTGGAGACCTAATGAAACATATGGCTTCTTGCGGGGTGTAG